From the genome of Methanocaldococcus sp., one region includes:
- the trm14 gene encoding tRNA (guanine(6)-N2)-methyltransferase translates to MDFYVTLSPGLEKISKREIEEFGGKIREVREGKGRIFFNGDLYLIPKINYFSRTIKRLNILLHKEKIPNISLEDVYDRVYNIDWTNYIKEFQSFAIRPLRIGEHNFTSIDIGRVAGEALIKSYQKDKNVRLKVNLDYPDVIVRVEVVFDELIIGIDTTGDTALDKRGYRVFNHPAHIDSTIASSLIYLSDWKDDEILLDPMCGSGTIPIEGALIKRNIPPGKFREKKYGFIFVNMFGEELLNEVKKEVVEKENYYNIIGLDKNQKYLEGAKENAKSAGVLDTIKFVCGDATKLQDLFDSVDVIIVNPPYGIRMGSKRMVKKLYNEFLMSVKKIMHGNSRLIVITGEDRLFKEAVIKSNLEIKEEFNVMFGGLMTKVFYLTL, encoded by the coding sequence ATGGATTTCTATGTTACATTATCTCCAGGATTGGAAAAAATATCTAAGAGAGAGATTGAAGAATTTGGAGGAAAAATTAGAGAAGTTAGAGAAGGAAAGGGTAGAATATTTTTCAATGGAGATTTATATTTAATTCCTAAGATTAACTATTTTTCAAGAACTATAAAAAGATTAAATATTTTATTGCATAAAGAAAAAATTCCAAATATCTCCTTAGAAGATGTCTATGACAGAGTTTATAACATTGATTGGACTAATTATATTAAAGAATTTCAAAGTTTCGCCATTAGACCGTTAAGAATTGGAGAGCATAATTTTACATCAATAGACATTGGAAGAGTTGCGGGAGAGGCGTTAATAAAATCATATCAAAAAGATAAAAATGTGAGATTAAAGGTAAATTTAGATTATCCAGATGTTATTGTTAGAGTGGAAGTTGTATTTGATGAGTTAATTATTGGAATTGATACAACAGGAGATACAGCATTAGATAAAAGAGGTTATAGAGTTTTTAATCATCCAGCACATATAGATTCAACTATTGCCTCATCTTTAATTTATTTAAGTGATTGGAAGGATGATGAGATATTATTAGACCCTATGTGTGGTAGTGGGACAATTCCAATTGAAGGGGCATTAATAAAAAGAAATATCCCACCCGGCAAATTTAGAGAAAAAAAATATGGCTTTATATTTGTGAATATGTTTGGAGAAGAGCTTTTAAATGAAGTAAAAAAGGAAGTTGTTGAAAAAGAAAATTATTATAATATAATTGGTTTAGATAAAAACCAAAAATATTTAGAGGGAGCAAAAGAAAACGCTAAAAGTGCAGGAGTTTTAGACACTATAAAGTTTGTCTGTGGAGATGCTACTAAGTTGCAGGATTTATTTGATAGTGTTGATGTTATTATAGTAAATCCACCATACGGCATAAGGATGGGTAGTAAAAGAATGGTTAAAAAACTATATAATGAATTTTTAATGTCAGTAAAGAAGATTATGCATGGAAATTCAAGACTTATTGTTATAACAGGAGAGGATAGATTATTCAAAGAGGCAGTAATAAAAAGTAACTTAGAGATTAAAGAGGAGTTTAATGTTATGTTTGGTGGTCTAATGACAAAAGTATTCTATTTAACATTATAA
- a CDS encoding Coenzyme F420 hydrogenase/dehydrogenase, beta subunit C-terminal domain, with product MNKYLLVQATDEEILKNAECGGAVTALFKYLLDKKLVDGVLTLKKGEDIYDGIPVFVKNLNELIKTAGSLHCAPTNFGKLIKNYLADKRIAVSVKPCDAMAIRELAKLKQVNLDNIYMIGLNCGGTISPITAMKMIELFYEVDPKDVVKEEIDKGKFIIELKNGEHKAIKIDELEEKGYGRRKNCQRCELKIPRNADLACGNWGAEEGWTFVEICSEKGRELIKNAEREGYIKVKEPSKKNIEIREKIEKSMIKLAKSFQKKHLEEEYPSIEKWYEYWNRCIKCYGCRDACPICFCKECILEIIDKGKIPPDPIMFQGIRLSHISQSCINCGQCEDACPMDIPLSYIFHRMQLKIRDLYGYVPGVNDKMPPLFDFE from the coding sequence ATGAATAAATATTTATTAGTTCAGGCGACTGATGAGGAGATTTTAAAAAATGCGGAATGTGGAGGAGCAGTAACGGCATTATTTAAATACTTATTAGATAAAAAACTTGTGGATGGTGTCTTGACATTAAAGAAAGGAGAAGATATTTACGATGGGATCCCAGTATTTGTAAAGAATTTAAATGAATTAATTAAAACTGCTGGTTCTCTGCATTGTGCTCCAACGAATTTTGGGAAGTTGATAAAGAATTATTTGGCAGATAAAAGAATAGCAGTCTCTGTTAAGCCGTGTGACGCTATGGCTATTAGAGAATTGGCGAAGTTAAAACAAGTTAATTTAGATAACATTTATATGATAGGTTTGAACTGTGGAGGGACCATAAGTCCAATAACAGCAATGAAAATGATAGAGTTATTTTATGAAGTAGATCCGAAAGATGTTGTGAAGGAAGAGATTGATAAAGGGAAATTTATTATCGAGTTAAAGAATGGGGAACATAAAGCAATAAAAATTGATGAGTTGGAGGAAAAGGGTTATGGAAGAAGGAAAAATTGCCAAAGATGTGAATTAAAAATTCCAAGAAATGCAGATTTGGCATGTGGTAATTGGGGGGCTGAGGAGGGATGGACATTCGTTGAAATCTGTTCAGAGAAAGGAAGAGAACTAATTAAAAATGCTGAAAGAGAGGGGTATATAAAAGTTAAAGAGCCATCTAAAAAGAATATTGAGATTAGAGAAAAAATTGAAAAAAGTATGATTAAACTCGCTAAAAGTTTCCAAAAGAAACATTTAGAGGAGGAATATCCTAGTATTGAAAAATGGTATGAGTATTGGAATAGATGCATTAAATGTTATGGTTGTAGAGATGCATGTCCAATTTGTTTCTGTAAAGAGTGTATATTAGAAATAATAGATAAAGGTAAAATTCCTCCAGATCCAATAATGTTCCAAGGAATTAGATTATCCCATATTTCTCAAAGTTGCATAAACTGTGGACAGTGTGAAGATGCCTGTCCAATGGATATTCCTTTAAGTTATATATTTCACAGAATGCAACTAAAAATTAGAGACCTCTATGGATATGTCCCAGGAGTTAATGATAAAATGCCACCATTATTTGATTTTGAATGA
- a CDS encoding F420-dependent methylenetetrahydromethanopterin dehydrogenase: MVVRIGVIKCGNLGISPLIDLSLDERADRKDIAVRVLGSGAKMDPESVEEVTNKMVNEIKPDIIIYVGPNPGAPGPKKAREILSKSGIPSVIVGDAPGLRVKDEMEQQGLGYIIIKCDAMIGARREFLDPVEVAMFNSDILRIIGGTGVLRIVQNAIDEMITAIKEGKQVELPRIVIDEEKAVEAMEFTNPYAKAKAMAAFVIAEKVADVDVKGCFIVKEAERYIPIVASAHEMLRYAAKLVDEARELEKAMDAVSRKPHAPDGRILSKKKLMEKPQ, translated from the coding sequence ATGGTAGTAAGAATTGGAGTAATAAAATGTGGAAATTTAGGAATCTCACCATTAATTGACTTATCATTGGATGAAAGAGCAGATAGGAAAGATATAGCTGTTAGAGTGTTAGGTAGTGGGGCTAAGATGGATCCTGAATCAGTAGAAGAAGTTACAAATAAGATGGTTAATGAAATTAAGCCAGATATTATTATATATGTAGGTCCAAACCCAGGGGCTCCTGGACCAAAGAAAGCAAGAGAAATATTAAGTAAGAGTGGAATCCCATCAGTAATTGTTGGAGATGCTCCGGGATTGAGAGTTAAGGATGAGATGGAACAGCAAGGATTGGGATATATAATAATAAAATGCGATGCGATGATTGGAGCAAGAAGAGAGTTTTTAGACCCAGTAGAAGTGGCAATGTTTAATTCAGACATTTTAAGAATTATAGGGGGAACAGGTGTTTTAAGAATTGTTCAAAATGCAATTGATGAAATGATTACAGCAATAAAAGAAGGAAAACAAGTTGAATTGCCAAGAATAGTTATTGATGAAGAGAAAGCAGTTGAAGCAATGGAATTTACAAATCCTTATGCAAAGGCAAAAGCAATGGCCGCCTTCGTTATCGCTGAAAAAGTGGCTGATGTAGATGTAAAAGGATGTTTTATTGTAAAAGAGGCAGAGAGATATATTCCTATCGTAGCATCTGCTCATGAAATGTTGAGGTATGCGGCTAAGTTAGTAGATGAGGCAAGAGAGTTAGAAAAAGCAATGGATGCAGTTAGTAGAAAACCACACGCACCTGATGGAAGAATACTAAGCAAGAAAAAATTAATGGAGAAACCTCAATAA
- the aroA gene encoding 3-phosphoshikimate 1-carboxyvinyltransferase: MLIVKKTERLEGTIKSPPSKSYTHRAVIGSSLAEGKSIIKNPLWGEDCLSSVNGCRMLGANIILDKKKDEWIVEGGKLKTPDNVIDVGNSGTTLRILTSISSQIPKGYAILTGDDSIRRRPMQPLLDALKQLNIEAFSSKMDGTAPVIVKSSKISGNVVKIRGDISSQFITSLMMLLPFNNEDTKIILTSPLKSKPYIDVTIDILNKFGIKIDKTENGFLVYGNQKYKPINYIVEGDYSSSSYLIAAGVLINSDLTIENLFSDSKQGDKAIINIVKEMGADIKVKKDKVIINGEYNLEGIDIDVKDIPDLVPTIAVLGCFAEGKTEIFNGEHVRLKECDRLRACAIELRKMGADIKEKPDGLIIRGVKKLKGAKLNTYNDHRLVMAFTVAGLKAEGETIIDNEESVKISFPNFVEVMKSIGANIEVK; the protein is encoded by the coding sequence TTGTTAATAGTAAAAAAAACTGAGAGATTGGAAGGAACTATTAAATCTCCTCCCTCAAAGTCATATACACATAGAGCAGTTATTGGATCTTCATTAGCAGAGGGTAAAAGTATAATAAAAAATCCTCTCTGGGGAGAGGATTGCTTATCATCTGTCAATGGATGTCGTATGCTTGGAGCCAATATAATATTAGATAAAAAAAAAGATGAGTGGATTGTTGAAGGCGGAAAGTTAAAGACACCAGATAATGTAATAGATGTTGGAAATAGTGGGACTACATTAAGGATTTTAACATCAATCAGTTCTCAAATTCCAAAAGGATATGCAATTTTGACTGGAGATGATTCAATTAGGAGGAGACCAATGCAACCATTGTTAGATGCATTAAAACAACTCAATATAGAGGCATTTTCATCAAAAATGGATGGAACTGCCCCAGTAATAGTTAAAAGTTCTAAAATTTCAGGAAATGTTGTAAAGATTAGAGGTGATATAAGTTCTCAGTTTATAACTTCATTAATGATGCTTCTTCCATTTAATAATGAAGACACTAAAATAATTTTAACTTCTCCATTAAAATCAAAGCCCTATATTGATGTAACAATAGACATATTAAATAAATTTGGAATAAAAATTGATAAAACAGAAAATGGCTTTTTAGTTTATGGAAATCAAAAATATAAACCTATAAATTACATAGTTGAGGGAGATTATTCCTCTTCCTCTTATTTAATCGCCGCAGGTGTCTTAATAAATTCAGATTTAACAATAGAAAATTTATTTTCAGATTCAAAACAGGGAGATAAGGCAATAATTAATATTGTCAAAGAAATGGGAGCAGATATTAAAGTCAAAAAAGATAAGGTTATTATTAATGGAGAGTATAACTTAGAAGGTATTGATATAGATGTTAAAGACATTCCTGATTTAGTTCCTACCATAGCAGTTCTTGGATGCTTTGCAGAAGGAAAAACAGAAATATTCAATGGAGAACATGTAAGATTGAAAGAATGTGATAGATTAAGAGCATGTGCTATAGAATTGAGAAAGATGGGTGCAGATATTAAAGAAAAACCAGATGGATTAATAATAAGAGGAGTAAAAAAATTAAAAGGGGCTAAATTAAATACATACAATGACCATAGGTTGGTTATGGCATTTACAGTTGCTGGTTTAAAGGCAGAGGGAGAAACAATAATTGACAATGAGGAATCTGTAAAAATATCATTCCCAAACTTCGTTGAGGTGATGAAAAGTATAGGAGCAAATATAGAAGTGAAATAG
- a CDS encoding homocitrate synthase family protein — protein MDFLFENNWKAVCPYNPKLDLKDIYIYDTTLRDGEQTPGVCFTKEQKLNIARKLDELGINQIEAGFPIVSEREAEIVKAIANEGLNADILALCRTLKKDIDKAIDCDVDGIITFIATSPLHLKYKFNGKSLDDILKMGVEAVEYAKDHGLFVAFSAEDATRTPIEDLIKVHRAAEESGADRVHIADTTGCATPQSMEFICKKLKENLKKAHIGVHCHNDFGFAVINSIYGLIGGAKAVSTTVNGIGERAGNAALEELVMALTVLYDVDLRLNLEVLPELCKMVEEYSGIKLPKNKPIVGELVFSHESGIHVDAVIENPLTYEPFLPEKIGIKRNIVLGKHSGCRAVAYKLKLMGIEYDKDMLCEIVKKVKEKREEGIFISDEVFKEIVDEVLKKRKGR, from the coding sequence ATGGACTTTTTATTTGAAAATAATTGGAAGGCTGTTTGTCCTTACAATCCAAAGTTAGATTTGAAGGATATTTACATATATGACACAACTCTTAGGGATGGAGAGCAAACCCCTGGGGTTTGTTTTACTAAGGAGCAGAAACTGAATATAGCCAGAAAATTAGATGAACTTGGAATAAACCAAATTGAAGCAGGATTTCCAATTGTCTCTGAAAGAGAGGCGGAAATTGTTAAAGCAATTGCAAATGAAGGATTGAATGCAGATATTTTAGCATTATGTAGAACATTAAAAAAAGATATAGATAAGGCAATTGACTGTGATGTTGATGGAATAATAACCTTTATAGCCACTTCCCCATTGCACTTAAAATATAAATTCAATGGTAAAAGTTTAGACGACATTTTAAAGATGGGAGTTGAGGCAGTAGAATATGCAAAAGATCATGGATTATTTGTTGCCTTTTCAGCAGAAGATGCTACAAGAACTCCTATAGAAGATTTAATTAAAGTTCATAGAGCTGCTGAAGAATCTGGGGCGGATAGAGTTCATATTGCAGACACTACAGGGTGTGCTACTCCCCAAAGTATGGAGTTCATATGTAAAAAGTTAAAAGAAAATTTAAAAAAGGCTCATATTGGAGTTCATTGCCATAATGACTTTGGATTTGCAGTTATAAATTCTATATATGGTTTAATTGGAGGAGCTAAGGCAGTTTCAACAACAGTTAATGGGATTGGAGAGAGGGCAGGAAATGCCGCATTAGAAGAGTTAGTAATGGCTTTAACTGTATTATATGATGTTGATTTAAGGTTGAATTTGGAAGTTCTGCCAGAATTATGTAAGATGGTTGAAGAATACTCTGGAATAAAGTTACCAAAGAATAAGCCAATAGTTGGAGAACTTGTATTTTCTCACGAAAGTGGGATTCACGTAGATGCCGTCATAGAGAATCCATTAACTTACGAGCCATTTCTTCCAGAAAAAATTGGAATTAAGAGAAATATTGTATTAGGTAAGCATTCTGGTTGTAGGGCAGTGGCATATAAATTGAAACTTATGGGTATAGAATATGATAAAGATATGCTATGTGAAATAGTTAAAAAAGTTAAAGAAAAGAGAGAAGAGGGAATATTTATAAGTGATGAGGTATTTAAAGAAATTGTTGATGAAGTTTTAAAAAAGAGAAAGGGTAGATAA